Proteins encoded together in one Bradyrhizobium sp. PSBB068 window:
- the fabF gene encoding beta-ketoacyl-ACP synthase II, translated as MRRIVVTGLGTVSPLGCGTELVWSRLLAGRSGLRALPEWAASLPARVAGRVPDKASDAEGGFDPDLAAPRKDQKKMDRFILFALLAAAEATAQAGWMPAEARAQQRTATVIATGIGGFPAIADAVRTVATSGARRLSPFTVPAFLANLAAGHISIRYGYKGAIGAPVTACAASVQAIGDAARLIRSDEADVAICGGAEACIDPVSLGGFAAARALSTSFNDEPARASRPFDRDRDGFVMGEGAGVLVIEELEHALQRGATPVAEILGYGTTADAYHITAGPEDGDGARRAMEMALAQAGLRASEIQHLNAHSTSTPVGDLGELEAIKRVFGRDGGIAVSATKSATGHLLGAAGGVEAVFTILALRDQVAPPTLNLENADPAAGGIDLVANVARPMAIEHAISNGFGFGGVNASLVFRRWA; from the coding sequence ATGCGTCGAATTGTCGTAACGGGCCTCGGGACGGTGTCCCCGCTGGGCTGTGGCACCGAACTGGTCTGGTCGCGGCTGCTGGCGGGGCGGTCCGGGCTTCGGGCATTGCCGGAATGGGCAGCGAGCCTGCCGGCGCGCGTCGCAGGCCGGGTGCCTGACAAGGCCTCCGATGCCGAGGGCGGGTTCGATCCTGATCTGGCGGCGCCGCGCAAGGACCAGAAGAAGATGGACCGGTTCATCCTGTTCGCGCTGCTGGCGGCGGCGGAGGCCACAGCTCAAGCCGGCTGGATGCCGGCCGAGGCGCGGGCGCAGCAGCGGACCGCGACCGTGATCGCAACCGGGATCGGCGGGTTTCCCGCGATCGCGGATGCGGTGCGCACGGTGGCGACAAGCGGCGCGCGCCGGCTGTCGCCGTTCACCGTGCCCGCCTTCCTGGCCAATCTCGCGGCCGGGCACATCAGCATCCGCTATGGCTACAAAGGCGCGATCGGTGCGCCGGTGACCGCATGCGCGGCGAGCGTTCAGGCGATCGGCGATGCCGCGCGGCTGATCAGGTCCGATGAGGCCGACGTTGCGATCTGCGGCGGGGCGGAGGCCTGCATCGATCCGGTGAGCCTCGGCGGCTTTGCCGCGGCGCGGGCGCTTTCGACGTCCTTCAATGATGAGCCCGCCCGAGCGTCGCGGCCGTTCGACCGCGACCGCGACGGTTTCGTGATGGGCGAAGGCGCAGGCGTGCTCGTGATCGAGGAGCTCGAGCACGCGCTTCAGCGCGGCGCGACGCCGGTCGCCGAGATCCTCGGCTACGGCACGACGGCGGACGCCTATCACATCACCGCAGGCCCCGAAGACGGCGACGGCGCCCGCCGCGCCATGGAGATGGCGCTGGCGCAGGCCGGCCTGCGCGCGAGCGAGATCCAGCATCTCAACGCGCATTCGACATCGACGCCGGTCGGCGATCTCGGCGAACTCGAGGCGATCAAGCGCGTGTTCGGACGCGACGGCGGGATCGCCGTCAGCGCGACCAAATCGGCGACCGGGCATCTGCTGGGAGCTGCCGGCGGCGTCGAGGCGGTCTTCACGATCCTGGCGCTGCGCGACCAAGTCGCGCCGCCGACGCTCAACCTGGAGAACGCCGATCCGGCCGCCGGGGGTATCGACCTCGTTGCGAACGTCGCGCGGCCGATGGCCATCGAGCACGCGATCTCGAACGGTTTCGGATTCGGCGGCGTCAACGCCAGCCTCGTGTTTCGACGCTGGGCCTGA
- a CDS encoding tetratricopeptide repeat protein codes for MAETGEPQKSSPAAVQPAFAQAIALHQRGQLAAAEKIYEDILRRQPGNFDALHLLGLISAQTGRSERGVDLIRRAIRLNGNVADAHNNLGNALRDLRRFDEALASFERATALRHDLAPALFNRGLTLADLGRHEEALASYDRVIALVPGHADAHRNRGAALRKLGRLDEALACLDRAIALRPNDAGAHNDRGNVLNDLERFDEALASYDRAPGIAGACYNRGNVLTRLDRLEEAVASFDQAIALRPDYGEAYNNRGMALLRLRQPDAALASIDKAIQYKGDDAAAHANRGKVLSMLECYHEALAAYDRAIALKPDQADIEGYRLHAKSQICDWANFDADCAQLIETIRNRNATTAPFLFCSVPSSAADQLLCATRWTAKNHPPSENQRWRGERYHHDRIRIGYFSSDFCSHATAHLMAGMLECHDRSTFETAAISWSPNNDPKMRRRLEASFDRFVEVGDMNDDAVADLIRRLEIDILVDLKGFTGGSRTRVLGRRPAPIQVNYLGYPGTLGAPFIDYIIADRTVIPHHHREFYSEKVVALPDSYQANDDKRVITDRVFARSEVGLAPTGFVFCCFNNNYKITPGMFDRWMRILGRVEGSMLWLLEAHAESGANLRKEAVARGIAAERLVFAQRASLPDHLARHRLADLFLDNIPVNAHTTASDALWAGLPVLTILGDTFVGRVAASLLHAVGLPELIAESPEAYEQMAVDLATDPSRLAALKARLAANRPTAPLFDTKRFTRHIEAAYTAMYRRHQAGLAPDHIDVPA; via the coding sequence ATGGCGGAAACAGGTGAGCCTCAGAAATCCAGTCCGGCCGCCGTTCAGCCCGCCTTTGCGCAGGCGATCGCGCTGCATCAGCGGGGGCAGCTGGCGGCGGCGGAGAAGATCTATGAAGACATTCTCCGCCGGCAGCCCGGCAATTTCGATGCGCTGCATCTGCTCGGCCTGATTTCCGCGCAGACCGGCCGCAGCGAGCGCGGCGTCGACCTGATCCGGCGCGCGATCAGGCTGAACGGCAACGTCGCGGATGCGCACAACAATCTGGGCAACGCGCTGCGCGATCTGCGCCGCTTCGACGAGGCGCTCGCGAGCTTCGAGCGGGCGACCGCGCTGAGGCACGACCTTGCGCCGGCGCTCTTCAATCGCGGATTGACGCTCGCAGACCTCGGCCGCCACGAGGAGGCGCTCGCCAGCTACGATCGCGTGATCGCGCTGGTGCCGGGCCATGCCGATGCCCATCGAAACAGGGGCGCCGCGCTGAGAAAGCTCGGGCGGCTCGACGAGGCGCTGGCGTGCCTCGACCGGGCGATCGCGCTCAGGCCCAACGATGCCGGTGCGCACAACGATCGCGGCAACGTGCTCAACGACCTCGAAAGGTTCGATGAGGCGCTGGCGAGCTACGACCGAGCGCCGGGCATTGCCGGCGCCTGCTACAACCGCGGCAACGTGCTGACCAGGCTGGACCGTCTCGAAGAAGCAGTCGCGAGTTTCGACCAGGCGATCGCGCTGCGGCCCGACTATGGCGAGGCCTACAACAACCGCGGCATGGCGCTGCTCAGGCTCAGGCAGCCCGATGCGGCGCTCGCCAGCATCGACAAGGCGATCCAGTACAAGGGCGACGATGCAGCGGCCCACGCCAACCGCGGCAAGGTGCTATCCATGCTGGAGTGCTACCACGAGGCTCTCGCTGCCTACGACAGGGCGATCGCGCTCAAGCCGGACCAGGCCGACATCGAAGGCTATCGCCTGCACGCCAAATCTCAAATCTGCGACTGGGCCAACTTCGACGCCGATTGCGCCCAGCTGATCGAGACGATCAGGAACCGGAACGCGACGACGGCGCCATTCCTGTTTTGCAGCGTTCCGTCATCGGCCGCCGACCAGCTGCTGTGCGCCACGCGATGGACCGCGAAGAACCATCCGCCGTCCGAAAACCAGCGCTGGCGCGGCGAGCGCTACCATCACGACCGGATTCGCATCGGCTATTTCTCGTCGGATTTCTGCAGCCACGCGACAGCGCATTTGATGGCCGGGATGCTCGAGTGTCACGATCGATCGACATTCGAGACGGCGGCGATCTCATGGTCGCCGAACAACGACCCGAAGATGCGGCGACGGCTGGAGGCATCGTTCGATCGGTTTGTCGAGGTCGGGGACATGAACGACGATGCGGTCGCCGACCTGATCCGACGATTGGAAATCGACATCCTGGTCGATTTGAAGGGCTTTACCGGGGGATCCCGCACCCGGGTCCTCGGCCGCCGGCCTGCCCCCATCCAGGTCAATTATCTGGGTTACCCGGGAACGCTCGGTGCCCCGTTCATCGACTACATCATCGCCGATCGGACCGTAATCCCGCACCACCATCGCGAATTCTACAGCGAGAAGGTGGTGGCTCTGCCCGACAGCTATCAGGCCAATGACGACAAGCGCGTCATCACCGATCGCGTGTTTGCGCGCAGCGAGGTGGGGCTGGCTCCGACGGGCTTCGTGTTCTGCTGCTTCAACAACAACTACAAGATCACGCCCGGCATGTTCGACCGGTGGATGAGGATCCTCGGCCGCGTCGAGGGCAGCATGCTGTGGCTGCTCGAAGCCCACGCCGAGTCTGGCGCAAATCTGCGCAAGGAGGCGGTCGCGCGCGGCATCGCTGCGGAGCGCCTGGTGTTCGCACAGCGGGCGTCGCTGCCCGACCATCTCGCGCGCCATCGCCTCGCCGACCTGTTCCTCGACAACATTCCCGTCAACGCCCACACCACCGCCAGCGATGCGCTGTGGGCTGGCCTGCCGGTGCTGACCATTCTCGGCGACACGTTTGTCGGCCGGGTCGCGGCGAGCCTGCTCCATGCGGTCGGCCTGCCCGAGCTGATTGCGGAATCGCCGGAGGCTTACGAGCAGATGGCGGTCGATCTTGCCACCGATCCATCGAGGCTCGCGGCGCTCAAAGCGAGACTGGCAGCCAATCGGCCGACGGCGCCGCTGTTCGACACCAAGCGCTTCACCCGTCATATCGAGGCCGCCTACACCGCGATGTATCGGCGCCACCAAGCGGGCCTTGCGCCCGATCATATCGACGTCCCGGCGTGA
- a CDS encoding carbonic anhydrase, translating into MSTPSATLQEVISANGKYAAEFGDKEKLALPPARRFAILTCMDARLDPAKYAGLAEGDAHVIRNAGGRASDDAIRSLVISHKLLGTNEWFVVHHSDCGMQLFTNEVISDLLADDLGTAQFDGKTWSNPKHEGGSVAGKFVHWHTFEDNAKSVLEDVQRIRSHPLVPKQIPIYGFIYDVKTGRLNEVVEATAAGRPAV; encoded by the coding sequence ATGTCGACGCCCAGCGCCACGTTACAGGAAGTCATTTCGGCCAACGGCAAATACGCTGCCGAATTCGGTGACAAGGAAAAGCTGGCATTGCCGCCTGCGCGACGCTTTGCGATCCTGACCTGCATGGACGCGCGGCTTGACCCGGCAAAGTATGCTGGACTTGCCGAGGGCGATGCTCACGTGATCCGTAATGCGGGAGGACGCGCGTCCGATGACGCGATCCGCTCGCTCGTGATCTCTCACAAGCTGCTCGGAACGAATGAATGGTTCGTCGTCCATCATAGCGATTGCGGGATGCAATTGTTCACCAACGAGGTCATCAGCGACCTCCTGGCGGACGATCTGGGCACCGCGCAGTTCGATGGCAAGACATGGTCGAATCCAAAACACGAAGGCGGTTCGGTCGCGGGCAAGTTCGTCCACTGGCATACGTTTGAGGACAATGCCAAGAGTGTGCTCGAGGATGTGCAGCGGATCAGAAGCCATCCCCTGGTGCCGAAGCAAATTCCGATCTACGGCTTCATTTACGACGTGAAGACCGGCCGCCTCAACGAGGTGGTCGAGGCGACGGCAGCCGGTCGGCCTGCCGTTTAG
- a CDS encoding TetR/AcrR family transcriptional regulator, which yields MKKSVDASAERPAKAFPGEAAAGSRRENASKQESGAPLRSHRDGKGVRAADRIRASASELFYREGIRAVGVDEVVERAGVTKPSLYRSFASKDDLAAAYMRDYDLDFWEKFENPGGKSYSDPREHVLAYIRVLSTRAVREGYRGCGLSNATVEYPSRDNPARQVAEAHKKVFRKRLRELAAGMGARQPAVLGDALLLLIEGIYSTGQQSEEGPAQSALAVAKLLIDASVTKG from the coding sequence ATGAAGAAATCCGTCGATGCGTCAGCCGAGCGCCCGGCCAAGGCGTTTCCGGGCGAAGCGGCTGCCGGTTCGCGTCGAGAAAACGCGTCAAAACAGGAGTCCGGAGCCCCGCTCCGATCCCATCGGGACGGAAAAGGCGTCAGGGCCGCCGACCGGATCCGCGCCTCCGCGAGCGAGCTATTCTATCGCGAGGGCATCCGCGCGGTCGGCGTCGACGAGGTGGTCGAGCGCGCCGGCGTCACCAAGCCGAGCCTCTATCGCAGCTTCGCCTCCAAGGACGATCTCGCCGCCGCCTATATGCGCGACTACGACCTCGATTTCTGGGAGAAGTTCGAGAACCCCGGCGGCAAGTCGTACAGCGACCCACGGGAGCACGTGCTCGCCTATATCCGCGTGCTGTCGACCCGCGCGGTGCGCGAGGGCTATCGCGGCTGCGGCCTCAGCAACGCCACCGTGGAATATCCGTCGCGCGACAATCCGGCCCGGCAGGTCGCCGAAGCGCACAAGAAGGTGTTCCGCAAGCGCCTGCGCGAGCTCGCGGCCGGCATGGGTGCGCGTCAGCCCGCGGTGCTCGGCGATGCGCTGTTGCTGCTGATCGAGGGCATCTACAGCACCGGCCAGCAGTCGGAAGAGGGGCCGGCGCAGTCGGCGCTCGCGGTCGCGAAGCTGTTGATCGATGCGAGCGTGACGAAGGGGTGA
- a CDS encoding BrnT family toxin — protein MKIIWDEPKRLANLDKHGMDFGDLNERFFDTALVRKARLNRYQAIGVNMRGVISVVFAVYGAEAVSIISMRAASKSEGDLYEENRR, from the coding sequence ATGAAGATCATTTGGGACGAACCGAAGCGGCTCGCCAATCTCGACAAGCACGGGATGGATTTCGGTGATCTCAACGAGCGGTTCTTCGACACGGCTCTGGTTCGCAAGGCCAGGCTCAATCGATATCAAGCGATCGGTGTCAACATGCGCGGCGTGATTTCGGTGGTCTTCGCGGTCTACGGCGCGGAAGCCGTCAGCATCATCAGCATGCGGGCCGCCAGCAAGTCAGAAGGGGACCTCTATGAAGAAAACCGTCGCTAA
- a CDS encoding DUF3732 domain-containing protein yields MSLQLRSISIYSHEGERRDVEFKLSSLNIVTGASKTGKSSLLDIVDYCWGRAECTVAEGEIRKSVSWFALHLDHDGEGILLARRNPGPAGRASDDTFFARGVEILPATSAEFQKNITAEGLKTQLSTILGISENLHVPEQGSTRLPLEASSRHAILFSLQGQDEIANRRLLFHRQGEQFMPAAIRDSLPYFLGAIDENHFLTLMRYNEVRARLRKLEREYADASAVTREVSTSAQALLQEARRVRLIPPDATASNAESAMELLRQASAPRPIDITSIEEPEADLSELEDRRRRLRGELQEMREEIADVERLGREASEFATEAKEQEARLASISLIRAVDGHTDICPLCDSHLAIPVPSVTELRESLVGIEQQLTSVHRDSPRLQARLASLEAQRASIEEQLRAVQRDLAARIQDNERLRIQQESFTEQARVSGRIAYYLENVKATATDSHLPQAIERLRAEIAELEQALEDDTSQSRLDTALSLVNRDLTTYARQLGLEHGNNPLRLDMKSLTVVADTVDGPLSLSQMGSGENWVGYHVAAHLSLHRLFFLRRRPVPAFLMLDQPSQAHYPPERDENGRVDGLADEDQAAVHELFELLWNYSMSGQGPRTQIIVTDHVELLEPWFHDCIVQRWRDGIKFVPQTWLRP; encoded by the coding sequence ATGAGTCTTCAATTGCGTTCAATTTCTATCTATTCGCATGAAGGTGAACGGCGCGACGTCGAATTCAAACTAAGTAGCCTGAACATCGTTACCGGCGCTTCAAAGACGGGTAAGTCTTCTCTTCTGGATATTGTCGATTATTGTTGGGGGCGCGCAGAGTGCACTGTCGCCGAAGGGGAAATACGCAAGAGCGTGTCTTGGTTTGCTCTCCATCTTGATCACGACGGAGAAGGAATCCTTCTTGCACGCCGCAATCCTGGTCCGGCAGGACGCGCAAGCGACGACACCTTTTTTGCTCGTGGTGTTGAGATCCTCCCCGCCACCTCGGCCGAATTCCAGAAGAACATTACGGCGGAGGGTTTGAAGACCCAGCTATCCACAATCCTCGGAATATCCGAGAATCTGCATGTCCCGGAGCAGGGCTCAACCAGGCTTCCATTGGAAGCGTCATCCCGGCACGCGATTTTGTTCTCCTTGCAAGGCCAAGACGAGATCGCAAACAGGCGCTTGCTATTTCATAGGCAGGGCGAGCAATTCATGCCCGCGGCGATCAGAGACAGCCTGCCGTATTTCCTTGGCGCGATTGACGAAAATCACTTCCTGACGCTGATGCGCTACAATGAGGTCCGAGCGAGATTAAGAAAGCTTGAACGGGAATATGCAGACGCAAGCGCGGTGACGCGTGAAGTGTCGACAAGTGCACAGGCTCTTCTGCAAGAGGCTCGACGCGTCCGACTAATACCACCAGATGCAACTGCTTCCAACGCGGAAAGTGCGATGGAGCTGTTGCGACAGGCTTCTGCACCTCGTCCTATCGATATAACCTCAATAGAGGAGCCTGAAGCCGATCTTAGCGAACTTGAAGATCGGCGTCGCAGACTTCGAGGCGAGCTCCAGGAGATGCGCGAGGAAATCGCAGATGTAGAACGACTTGGCCGCGAAGCTTCCGAGTTTGCCACGGAGGCAAAAGAACAGGAGGCCAGACTCGCTTCTATTAGTCTTATTAGAGCGGTTGACGGGCACACTGACATTTGCCCGCTGTGTGACAGCCACCTCGCCATCCCTGTTCCATCAGTTACAGAGCTAAGGGAATCCCTGGTTGGAATAGAGCAGCAGCTTACATCTGTTCACCGCGATTCTCCTCGGCTTCAGGCTCGCCTCGCTTCGCTTGAAGCCCAACGCGCCAGCATTGAAGAGCAACTTCGCGCGGTTCAACGAGACTTGGCTGCCCGTATTCAAGATAACGAGCGGCTACGGATTCAACAGGAGTCCTTTACAGAACAGGCCCGCGTCTCCGGTCGTATTGCGTACTATCTGGAGAACGTTAAAGCGACGGCCACCGACAGCCACCTTCCGCAAGCGATAGAGCGCCTTCGCGCCGAGATTGCTGAACTGGAGCAAGCATTGGAGGATGACACCTCCCAAAGCCGGCTCGACACGGCCCTGAGTCTTGTGAACCGGGACCTCACGACATACGCTCGACAGCTTGGCTTGGAACACGGCAACAATCCATTGAGGCTGGATATGAAGTCCCTCACGGTAGTTGCCGATACGGTCGACGGACCGCTTTCGCTTAGCCAAATGGGCAGCGGCGAAAACTGGGTCGGGTATCACGTTGCAGCGCACCTCAGTCTTCACAGATTGTTCTTCCTCCGAAGGCGTCCAGTGCCTGCATTCCTTATGTTGGACCAACCTTCGCAAGCGCACTATCCACCCGAGCGTGACGAAAATGGGCGCGTCGACGGACTGGCAGATGAAGATCAGGCTGCTGTGCATGAGCTGTTTGAGCTCTTGTGGAATTACTCAATGAGCGGCCAAGGTCCTCGCACCCAAATAATTGTAACTGATCATGTTGAGCTGCTTGAGCCATGGTTCCACGATTGCATCGTCCAGCGCTGGCGAGACGGGATCAAGTTTGTGCCCCAGACTTGGTTGCGGCCCTAA
- a CDS encoding BrnA antitoxin family protein translates to MKKTVAKKAYTKADMRAVSDNPEWTKADFAKAVPFDELLPKLRKGRGPNKAPTKKQVTLRLSPVVLEHFKAKGKGWQSQIDEALVKIVKRKAG, encoded by the coding sequence ATGAAGAAAACCGTCGCTAAGAAAGCCTACACGAAGGCGGACATGCGCGCTGTGAGCGACAATCCGGAATGGACCAAGGCTGACTTCGCGAAGGCCGTTCCCTTTGACGAACTCCTGCCCAAGCTCAGGAAGGGCCGCGGACCCAACAAGGCGCCGACCAAAAAGCAGGTCACGCTGCGGCTCAGCCCTGTTGTCCTCGAGCATTTCAAGGCAAAGGGCAAAGGGTGGCAGAGCCAGATCGACGAGGCCTTGGTGAAGATCGTCAAGCGAAAGGCTGGCTAG
- a CDS encoding methyltransferase, with protein sequence MALDGPIFPRNLTAKLHYLKRGDEKPTFYRIEPPPGVPQWNGIDDEREVTIEDVRGRESEFSLDRNGFSLVNAPTAVANFYDSEEIKRVYYPEVEQLLRDAVGASRVYIFDHNVRNASVPGLAPPSRQVHNDHTVNSAPRRVRDHLGAEADELLKHRFGIVNVWRPLRGPVLDSPLALCDARSFTDDDLIPSDLVYAHVRGETSRVEYKPNHRWYYFSEMQTDEALLIRIHDSANDGRARLSFHTSFENPLAPGAPPRESIEVRALVFFG encoded by the coding sequence ATGGCGCTCGACGGACCCATCTTTCCTCGCAATCTCACCGCGAAACTGCACTACCTCAAGCGCGGCGACGAGAAGCCGACCTTTTACCGTATCGAGCCACCCCCTGGCGTACCGCAATGGAATGGTATCGACGATGAGCGTGAGGTGACGATCGAGGACGTGCGGGGGCGTGAGTCGGAATTCTCGCTCGATCGTAATGGTTTCTCGCTGGTCAACGCGCCTACCGCCGTTGCCAATTTTTACGACTCGGAAGAAATCAAGCGCGTCTATTACCCGGAAGTTGAGCAATTGCTGCGCGACGCCGTCGGCGCCAGCCGCGTATACATCTTCGATCACAACGTACGCAATGCGAGCGTTCCCGGTCTCGCACCGCCATCCCGGCAGGTCCACAACGATCACACCGTCAACTCTGCGCCGCGGAGGGTCCGCGATCACCTCGGAGCTGAGGCGGACGAATTGCTGAAGCATCGATTTGGGATCGTCAACGTATGGCGTCCGCTGCGCGGTCCGGTATTGGATTCACCGCTGGCGCTGTGCGACGCGCGATCATTCACGGACGATGATCTGATTCCCAGCGATCTCGTTTACGCTCATGTTCGTGGCGAAACGTCTCGAGTGGAATACAAACCGAACCATCGCTGGTACTATTTTTCCGAGATGCAGACTGACGAGGCGCTATTGATCCGGATTCATGACAGCGCCAATGACGGTCGTGCGCGGCTATCGTTCCACACCTCGTTCGAAAATCCGCTCGCACCCGGCGCGCCGCCGCGTGAGAGCATAGAGGTTCGCGCCCTGGTCTTTTTTGGATAG
- a CDS encoding MFS transporter, whose amino-acid sequence MPSTALQAAPVSRRPFGQNYAFVVVAVIFLALLASAGLRATPGVLMLPLQSAFGWDVGVISSSAAVGIFLYGLAGPFAAAVMQRFGIRRTVLGALALMSVSTGMSYFMTAPWQLFMSWGLLSGIGSGAVANVLGATVVNRWFTTNRGLVMGLLTASTATGTLIFMPGLAALVAWGGWKPVVLTVAACCAALIPLVYFLVPERPAAVGLRSYGSTHDDQPAPPAAGNPFTAAISNLVRAARTRAFWFLFATFFICGFTTNGLVGTHLIAFCGDHGIVEVQAAGLLALMGFFDLFGTTLSGWLTDRFDPRKLLFLYYGLRGLSLIYLPYSDFSLASLSVFAVFYGLDWIATVPPTVRIANEAFGDKNAPLVFGWVVAGHQLGAACAAFFAGFMRSAQGDYLQAFMIAGATGIIAAVLSLMITRRPAQPMLAAA is encoded by the coding sequence ATGCCCTCAACAGCGCTTCAAGCCGCCCCCGTGTCGCGGCGGCCGTTCGGCCAGAACTACGCGTTCGTCGTCGTCGCCGTGATCTTCCTCGCGCTGCTCGCCTCCGCCGGCCTGCGCGCGACGCCGGGCGTCCTGATGCTGCCGCTGCAATCAGCGTTCGGCTGGGACGTCGGCGTGATCTCCTCGTCGGCTGCGGTCGGCATCTTCCTCTACGGCCTCGCCGGCCCGTTCGCCGCCGCCGTGATGCAGCGCTTCGGCATCCGCCGCACGGTGCTCGGCGCACTCGCGCTGATGTCGGTCTCGACCGGCATGAGCTATTTCATGACCGCGCCGTGGCAATTGTTCATGAGCTGGGGGCTGTTGTCCGGCATCGGCTCGGGCGCGGTCGCCAACGTGCTCGGCGCCACCGTCGTCAATCGCTGGTTCACCACCAATCGCGGCCTCGTCATGGGGCTTCTGACCGCGTCGACCGCGACCGGCACGCTGATCTTCATGCCGGGCCTCGCGGCGCTGGTGGCGTGGGGCGGCTGGAAGCCGGTGGTGCTGACGGTCGCCGCATGCTGCGCGGCGCTGATCCCGCTGGTGTATTTTCTGGTGCCGGAGCGGCCCGCCGCGGTCGGCCTGCGCTCATACGGCAGCACGCATGACGATCAGCCCGCGCCGCCCGCTGCGGGCAATCCGTTCACCGCCGCGATCAGCAACCTGGTGCGCGCCGCCAGGACGCGGGCGTTCTGGTTCCTGTTCGCGACCTTCTTCATCTGCGGCTTCACCACCAATGGCCTCGTCGGCACCCATCTGATCGCGTTCTGCGGCGACCATGGGATCGTCGAGGTGCAGGCCGCAGGCCTGCTCGCGCTGATGGGGTTCTTCGACCTGTTCGGCACCACGCTGTCGGGCTGGCTCACCGACCGGTTCGATCCGCGCAAACTGCTGTTCCTGTATTACGGGCTGCGCGGCCTGTCGCTGATCTACCTGCCCTACTCGGATTTCTCGCTTGCGAGCCTGTCGGTATTCGCGGTGTTCTACGGCCTCGACTGGATCGCGACCGTGCCGCCGACCGTGCGCATCGCCAACGAGGCGTTCGGCGACAAGAACGCGCCGCTGGTGTTCGGCTGGGTGGTGGCAGGCCATCAGTTGGGCGCCGCCTGCGCCGCGTTCTTCGCCGGCTTCATGCGCTCGGCGCAGGGCGATTACCTGCAGGCCTTCATGATCGCGGGCGCAACCGGCATCATCGCGGCCGTGCTGTCGCTCATGATCACACGGCGGCCGGCGCAACCGATGCTGGCCGCGGCGTGA
- a CDS encoding class II aldolase/adducin family protein, with product MNQIVEKPKKYSLVERVPAASFEEERLHRKQRLAATFRLFSRYGFDQGLAGHVTVRDPEFPDRFWINPLSKHFGQIKVSDLQLVDHDGNILIGDKPINQAGFVIHSAIHAAHPEVIAAAHTHSTYGKAWSALGRLLDPLTQDSCAFYQDHALFDPFSGVVLEAEEGRKIAEALGSNKAVILQNHGLLTVGPTIEATAWWYIAMDNAARAQLLAEAAGTPKPIPHDVAKLTASQVGTHKGGYFSFQPLWDWITEAEPDLFN from the coding sequence ATGAACCAGATCGTCGAGAAGCCGAAGAAATACTCCCTGGTCGAGCGCGTGCCGGCAGCTTCGTTCGAGGAGGAGAGGCTGCATCGCAAGCAGCGTCTCGCGGCAACCTTCCGGCTGTTTTCCCGCTATGGGTTCGACCAGGGCCTGGCCGGGCACGTCACCGTGCGTGACCCGGAGTTTCCGGATCGCTTCTGGATCAATCCGCTGTCGAAGCATTTTGGTCAGATCAAGGTCTCCGACCTGCAACTGGTGGATCATGACGGTAACATTCTGATTGGCGACAAGCCGATCAACCAGGCGGGTTTCGTGATTCATTCGGCGATCCACGCTGCGCATCCGGAGGTCATCGCGGCGGCCCATACGCACTCGACTTACGGCAAGGCATGGTCGGCGCTCGGCCGGTTGCTCGATCCGCTTACCCAGGACTCCTGCGCGTTCTATCAAGATCACGCGCTGTTCGATCCGTTCTCCGGTGTCGTGCTTGAGGCGGAAGAAGGCCGGAAGATCGCGGAGGCGCTCGGATCGAACAAGGCCGTGATCCTGCAGAACCACGGTCTGTTGACGGTCGGCCCCACGATCGAGGCGACCGCTTGGTGGTACATCGCGATGGATAACGCCGCTCGCGCGCAATTGCTCGCCGAAGCGGCCGGCACGCCAAAGCCGATTCCGCATGACGTGGCGAAGCTGACTGCCAGTCAGGTCGGCACGCATAAGGGAGGCTATTTCAGCTTCCAGCCGCTATGGGACTGGATCACCGAGGCCGAGCCGGATCTCTTCAACTAG